The genomic window GCTGTACGCCTTTGTACTATGCTACTTGTTATGATCATTACCATGTTCTGAAATTATTATTAGATCGAGGGGCGGATGTCACCATCACCGATAACTCAAGAAACACAGTATTACATCTATGTGTTAAACACCATAACATCAAGCTTATAGAATTATTACATAAAAATGGAGCGTCTGTGAATAGTAGAAATGCAGATGGATATGATGTTTTAGATTTAGTTTTTACGGGGTGGTTTTTTCGCTATGATATCTTAAAATTATTAATCAAACTTACTTTGTACTCAAATATCAACACTTCTAAACCCGAGCGTCGCAACAGTGTGGATTTTTTGAAATTCTGGGATTCGTGCAAATCAGAATTAGAACTAATGGAGATGTGTAAAATAGCCAAAAGCAGTCTATCTTACCGACGATTAATGCTTGAaagaaataaaagtaaattaGCAGCTTACTGCTGCAATGAGAACATAGTTCGTGAATTAGACACACTAGATTATAAGAACAAATTTCCTATATACAATCAGTacattagtgaaaaaataatcgaAGGAGAGATTACACTACGCCTGTATTACAAAGCTGATAAAGTTATGAATCATATCAGTCCGTTTTTGCCAATAGAAGTTCGGagaataatatataaatatttgtCTAATGATGACTTAGAAAATTTAACTGGTTGGGACCAGCATgtctaatttaaatattatgtttgtatgggattaagccacaattattgcttgtaataaaaattacatttttaagttACGAATGTCCACTCTGGAAATCATTCTCAAAaaatattacagtggaaccccgataagtcggcctccgataactcGAAAGTCCAGTTAACCCGGAcagattttcatcagacaaaacaaacatttttttcagtttgactgatttttttaccaagaaattaACAACACTGTATACAACTgcacgtaatttagatgtactgtgcatatgtatatcaggtttttaaattataatggagtttatctgtaagtatactgtattttattaatttttaccgtATTCTCTGGCTAAGCccgattttcgataacccggatcagccgcggtcccgattaatccgacttatcgaggaaATTTATAAGGTTAAATCTTTTTATAAGTCATATACATTGCCTCGGTCTTATAGTCAACAACATGCATATGCATAATAAGATCAAATTCTAActattttgtagtttttgttgttACATAGATTTCTACATTGTGTGTTTCATATGGATTGTGCATATTGTAAGTGCAAGGAATAGTAACTCTCCGACTTGCTGCTTACTCCCGTATTGCTGGTATATTCTTGTTATTAACTTCTTTTTACTGTATTAGCAACCAAAGCTTACCACATTTTGCTGATaagtttgctacacatttttcttcgttGAGTAAAATAATTCACTCCCTTTCCTGAATGGGCTAATCACAAAAGAAGACATCGGATATGCAACCAAAGTCTACAGAAAACCAACCCACACCAACAGATATTTATAATACCACCCTAACCGCAACTCAAATATCAAAAAAGGAATTATCAAATCATTTTATTATGATAGAGCCCCAAGCACCTGCTCTTTAATGAAAATGCATTTCAGGATTAAACAAAGGTTTTAACTAAAAATGTCTACCTattgtcatttataaacaagGAATTCCACAAGATTGAAGAAAGGAACCAACAAAATACCACATGCAATCCAGAAACACTCATATAAGAAGGGATGAGTCCAGGATGACAATACCATAATGTAAAGGACTTATcagaaaaattgaaaatgataGGAAACAAGTACAACAtcacaacaacattcaaaacaaccaacacactGAGATCTATTctgtccaaaaccaaacccaACAACACACAACAAAGATAAAaaactgcatttataaaataccatgTGAGTGCAACAATTTCTATGTGGGAGAAACTGTAAAACCACATGTCAGGATAAACAAGAGTAAACATACGTCAAGAACAGAGACGTCGAGACATTCCAGCTATGCAAACATGCTTGGGAGAACCAGCACAGAATACAATGGAAATATgcatcaataataataaaaaacagaCATGAAAGGGAAAAAAGTCAAAGAAGTAGCTCTCATCTTTCTTAAGTAAGGAAAAGTGTAGTAAACCCATCAGCACAATGCAGCAGGCTTTGGttgccaatactaaaagaagaagtcaatAACAATAATATACCAACAATAGCGGACTAACAACAATACATATACAACACACAATATACAAATAGAAATCTATTTTACACACAACTATCACAACTATCACAACTACGATACAGATTATACAAAAcagtcaaaatttgatatttccAGGGTAAACCAGCCTCAGATTTTTTAACTGTGCGCATGCTAGTGCCTATAAGACCGAGGCTAAGGCTAAGTATATCAATTTTCAAAAGACATGACCTAATAATAAGGCTGGTTATACGTTTTcgcagaattttttaaaataagcttttattGAGAACAATTTCCGGTGTGGAAATCGAGACTTCAAATGTTATTTAGttgaaaatgaatttttcttacaatAAATTAATAATTGTGGCTTAGTCtgataaaaacataatatttaaaagaatatcgTATCGGATATATTCTGGAAAGAACTGATCTAGTTTTAGGTATAATATGATAGTGATCAGCAAACCAAATTCTTTACTTaaaggtttaaaatttaatatacGTTAGTTATgtcgaaaaaaatacaaataCTGTTGAATTACTATTACTATATCAAGCTCAAATGTTTTATAAAATGTTTTTATACTAATAAGcaataataaaattttgtattaaagacttgatattttaataaatttttcctTGTTGTCCTTATTGtgttgaatgatgatgataatgaaaaTGAATATACAATTAAAGTTGCGGATTACTGTTATATTTGGGGGGGACTTGTTTATTCTACTCATTATTGTGCCATTTTCTTAACAAATCAGAGATTTTCTTCTAATTGACGATAATTCCTTGTCACATCATTCTCAGACAAAAAGTGAAGATCTAACAATAAAAGAAAAAGTTGGtacaaaaatatttgaaaaaaagaagaaacgtTGATCCATACAGAATAAGATACAAAATACACGGCAAATATTTAAGTACCTACTCAAATAATGAAGAAAAAGGAACCAATAACTGAGGAAATTTTGAGTGTGATGGAAAAACGACAAAAGGGTAAGAATAAGAGTAAATATAACAACATAAATCATCATTCCTCAGTCTATTTTGCCAGTCTTTTCTGTCCATCGCCAACCGCTACCAACAACCAAAAAGGATACTGGTCTTCCTCGTTCACACCGTCCGCGTCCCTATATCAAAGTCTTGGTCTACCTCTAATCCTATCTCCTACTGGTACCACTAATAGGGTTCGTTTTGGTGGGTAATTTTCATTTTGTCCAACCTATCTAAGACTACCCATTTTGATGAAAGATATTACATCTCAATCTTTACTATgttttacaagaataaaaaaccgctaaacgccgtaaaaatgagtggcgcatacaatattccagctacaaaaaatctgatatgaatattacgtggcgcgaaaatgtattttcatttttatgcaaaacaaaattctagttttattttaaaagattttttcataatatttgcccaatttgaagtaaaacgcgccacaaaagagtaactttgatacagtttgaattttgaaactcttttatggcgcgtttacttcaaatttagcaaatattatgaaaaaatcttttaaaataaaactaaaattttattttgcatcaaaatgaaaatacattttcgcgccacgtaatattcatatcagatcttttgtaactggaatattgtatgcgccacttatttttacggcgtttagcggttttttttattcttgtatcaggagtttttcaaagttatttataaattaaatgtataaagttgaatgcaatgtttctcgattacatgttaagctttataaatggtcgcctttgtcgcattatctcccaaatgatctagtgtccatcgaatgtacactagatttttttctattcgaaatagattgaaaaaatattgggatggccggttaatgaaATCGGATTGCCTgctgccagatcaaattagcgtcgtaaccactacaactacataaaccatttagggaataatcgttaattggattatacttttgtagcttaataacttctaaacggcttaaccgattttgttcactaaacatgagtttgaaacgtattgacaagtagtatcttatgcatctaaggtcaagtatgataactgaagctattacaggaattattgagcttgaaaaactgtttttcccatacgaaatagatttgatcatacttatgaagcctataacttaaaaattcgaattttcccggatgtAAGGTATAcctacaccgttagattcgtctagagtacttctacaaacgctcagttattggcgtaattcgtaggttgaaattttgagtacctaattgtcgaaaaaccaaaattttcaaagtttagtttttcagtttttctgctatactgagccgtgtgtatgtctgatcctgacaccatttgaaagcttaactcaacgctattgatttggtgtatttccTGTCTCTttttgaaccgaagatatatataccgccaaaaaatatgccgttttgtacctaccaagtcctatagctggcttatgggtagtcaaaactcacaaactacaccggttctgaatcggccctcactccctcttcaaacacagaaaaaaaattcagatcggttcaacttttccacacacatacatacatatacacatacatacatacatacatacatacatacatacatacatgcatacatacatacatacatacatacatatcgacaaacattttcccttttttaaataaaaatttactcatatttctgagctcggtaacttgtGAACgatataaccgattttcaaaattagacatgcgttggaaaggtaatgatcgcatCTATTAGatgccgcaaaggtcggagttaaatgttcgaagtttttgggagttttggggacgagaacgaaaaacagaccctaaataggaagggccgtaaaatccacacccttggaccaaaatggatggttgacatatgggtgagtcttttcctgaactttaagatggaagttagcccaattttcaattcagtcagatttataaactcgaaaatttcgtgtatataatatagtgtcgcgtgtaggtgtgcgccactggcgagaactgccgttctctggtaatactCGACAATTCGAAATTATATATCGCCTTCTCCAAATATCAATCTCACATCATATAGTATATGGTATGACTACATAGTCTGAGCCTAccctccgcgcttcctgacgataTGGTCTCTTGGACAGGTTGgcggtatctctttctagcacattgtatcgagaaattAAGATGAAACTAAGTGGAGGTATGGGCACGGAAGGGAAGGactactgtcgcagctttactatgcgcaAAAGTGAAACAGCACTGAGCCAAAACAAAAAGATGGTGTCCAGTGGCGTAGGAATCCACCGGGGccaccggggcagtgccccggggccccccgAGGTAAGGGCCCCCGCGAGACTCCTGGGAAAAAAGGAGGGTCATTGTCTAGTTTATGTACTTCTCGAATTTTGAAAAACTAAATATATGTACGTGTTCAGAATGttcttttaaacaaaatatctatTACTATTTTCCCGGTATTACTTACTAAATTTTCTGGGATTTTTCCATTGCCCTTCAAGGATCCCATCAACTTCGTCGCAAATACGTAATTAAGTACGCAATTAGTGTGACTGTTTGCCTGCTTAGAACGTAAAAACATGGCACAAAACggcaaaaatcttatttttaatcgTCGATTGTGTCGTAAAAAAGCTTTACCGGCGAAATTGTAaactattttttgtttataagaaCTTGCAGAATTTTTAATTTGTGGCGAGTGGCTACCTGGCAGGTAGTGGGTGGGGAGCACGTTTTCTAGGAATGAAATCTGTTTTAGATAGTTTTCCTGAATTCCTGTCAAAAGCAAGTGAAAGTGAAATTCATAACTGTGCTGTTGAATTTGTGAAAAGGTTTCCTATTGACATCTCTCCTTCATTCCCATCACAAATTTGCTCCGTAAAAGAAACTTTCAAAACAGAGCTTAAAACCATGTCCACTGTCAAAGAGCTTGCAGATTTATTGCTCATTGACCATAGCTCTTTGTCTTCAACTTATCCTGATGTGTGTACAGCGTGCGTCATGTACTTGACAGTCCCGGTCACCGTCGCTAAAGCGGAGCGCTCATTCTCAAAGTTGAAGAACTATTTGAGAAGTACTATGGGCCAGGAAAGACTCGCAAATCTGGCGatactttcaattgaaaatgaTCGTGCCAAACAAATTGACATTGATAGTGTTACAGATGATTTTGCTTCAGCAAAAGTTAGAAAGAaagacttttttaaataaatacaaccTGACATGTCAACATTGTACATATTCaacaaattattaaatgatatgatATTTTAAACTGGTGTTTTAGTTTTAATCTATATTTCCTAaagatttaataaaaaatataaaaaaaatatatttaactgaATATGCAGAGTTCAAGttaagtttatataaaaaaatcattttgagGCTAAGCATGATTAGCTTATTTAAAAGTAGATTAAAGAGCTAGAACTGCAAAATAgttagatattttaaaataataaaaaaaaatcaattaaaaaatttgtattCACCCaaaagcaagctgaaattttttttgtagtaGGGGCCCCGTGAGTGGACTTGCCCCAGGGCCCCCGGATTTATCGCTACGCCACTGATGGTGTCGCCACTTCGCTGAACATGACGCTCTGTctttcttgcttttgtatttatttttctcataaactaatcactttaagcatcaagtgttataatatatatttttcaaatcagtacaaagatgagaatccaaatctaaaataaaaagggggtagtaattaaaaaaattaagggatGATACGGGGGTGAGAGGGAGCCTTTTCCGTCAAGcttaatagtccaggaaccatagcttttcacctcgcaatttttacagaatggatcgatttgcttgaaaatttgagaataagtagtggatagtccaaggatcaaaatctatataatgccgaaaggcgcttttaccatgggggtggttgccaccccatctcggggtggaaattttttattataattttaactgcaaaacttgataaaaacattcattttaagcaaaaattctatatacatttttttgataaaattaatagtgttcgatttattcgctatcgaaagtgttagttttatatcgaaaaaatcaatgtttttcggtattatactcatttactattcactcaatttttgccgtagaaaaaagttttgcaatccaatttcttgggaattaaataagctacaattttatatttaaatattttttcgtatctctgatgctactctttctattctgaagcaaaaggcattttttaccaaactacaaaaattcgttattcgcttttaactacattttttaaaaaactaatcattctaagccagtcaaacttttggAATCTatgaataatacataaataaagaagaatgaataaggccgatGACTaagaacaccgctaacttacattattatgcttccaattggatatctccttttttttttcaaaaaaatatattgattttttaaccgtaacttttttattttttatcctagaaagtttgttaaaaaagaattttgtaggtttttacaggaCCTACAGGGCTATTaatattatatcattttaaaatcctcattcgcaaaaagaggtgactttgaaagggttggtaaagatggtttttgcatgttattacaagttttaattgtcaatagctcactcaatttttgccgtagaaaaaatttttgtaaaccaggttcttgggaattaaataagctacaattttatatttaaatattttttcgtatctctgatgctaatctttctattctgaagaaatgggcattttttaccaaactacaaaaattcgttattcgcttttaactcatttttttttaaactaatcattctaagccggtcaaacctctggaacctattaacaatacataaattaagaagaccaaataaggttgatgaccaattttaattagggtggagaGTAGGGGGAAGTTTACGATCAGTTTTTCGCTGAAAAagaaatagggactgacattctttttactataagtcacttaatttttgagctagggactatttttttgatttctggagatagatatttttaaatactttaaattagcttgaacaagttatcctcgaaaaatgcatagttttcccgtcttttgactttgaaactacaatatttagcattttacgaagaagagctaacatataataaagtatagctcgattactattggttttaaagcaaattataaaaacgattttgttaattttttcaaaaggtacatttttgttaagcaaacttgttttgatagaacgaaaactttttgagttgttagcagaaaactgattaaaaacaatgattttttcgattttaatcaacactttcgatagcgaataaatcgaaaactgttacttttatcaaaaaaatgtatagaacgttttttgcttagaattaatgtgtttaccaacttttgctgtcaaaataaaataaaaaatttccacccccgagatggggtggcaaccacccctatggtaaaagcgcctttcggcctcatatagattttgatccttggactatccactacttattctcaaattttcaagcaaatcgatccattctgtaaaaattgcgaggttttgtcctattttaagcttcattacttggactataaatatggcataatgtctccccctTCAAGCATTATTTAacgtgtttttgcgttttttctaaaaatcagtggttcaaaggctggtggatagttttatctgaagagcaGTGTATAATATGTCTATAGTTAGTTTTTTGTaacgtaaaattaataataaaatagttatcatcaTTTGTATAAATTATGttaggtatccgtaatttgagaaaaagtttgcaaaaaaatttttttttattagaaggatgtaattgcatattaaaatatattttttaattccaaacaggTATTAATAATAACAATTtgcgatattgtgaaatataaaagtattttactcttaagcaaaattaataaaatttgatatcggATAGGACGgctgtatcttagattttagaccatgcagagcattttatgaagaataactttttttcgtaaaattgataataaaaaagtttcatATATTGTTAGAAGTTACGCCAGACCTTAGTGTGTATacctaatagtcctgtcgccagggggggt from Diabrotica virgifera virgifera chromosome 5, PGI_DIABVI_V3a includes these protein-coding regions:
- the LOC126884263 gene encoding uncharacterized protein LOC126884263 translates to MQNETGCTPLYYATCYDHYHVLKLLLDRGADVTITDNSRNTVLHLCVKHHNIKLIELLHKNGASVNSRNADGYDVLDLVFTGWFFRYDILKLLIKLTLYSNINTSKPERRNSVDFLKFWDSCKSELELMEMCKIAKSSLSYRRLMLERNKSKLAAYCCNENIVRELDTLDYKNKFPIYNQYISEKIIEGEITLRLYYKADKVMNHISPFLPIEVRRIIYKYLSNDDLENLTGWDQHV